A portion of the Glycine max cultivar Williams 82 chromosome 10, Glycine_max_v4.0, whole genome shotgun sequence genome contains these proteins:
- the LOC100811064 gene encoding OVARIAN TUMOR DOMAIN-containing deubiquitinating enzyme 9 isoform X2 has translation MAIYELDPDVVRWGLHLLDDCTLSHHYSPSIVTQYDPDLSQVEYVTEGFCQHQYVDSDEAVAQAYQEELWQLDSMVASGISNFENEGMQGSVYTQDWPQSSNGNDNLGNESCQNSVGESYNMKEVGNYGPTPSERKNDVHENDVCGSSSGSVEVPATATSDDFWDSLEISDESLDGEVGKRLNQMVPIPHVPKTNEKIPSDDEEISDHQRLLDRLQLYDLIECKVQGDGNCQFRSLSDQLYRSPDHHKFVREQIIQQLKYYPDLYAGYVPLAYSDYLRNMSNFLCGCTRSGEWGDHVTLQAAADWYGVKIFVITSFKDTCYIEILPQIQKSERVIFLSFWAEVHYNSIYPEGDSELPSSHTKKKKKWWNFAG, from the exons ATGGCAATATATGAACTGGATCCCGATGTTGTTCGCTGGGGTCTTCATCTCCTAGATGATTGCACACTTTCCCACCATTATTCGCCTAGTATTGTAACTCAATATGATCCTGATTTAAGTCAAGTTGAATATGTTACAGAAGGCTTTTGTCAGCATCAGTATGTGGATAGTGACGAGGCTGTTGCACAAGCTTATCAAGAAGAATTATGGCAACTTGATTCCATGGTAGCTTCTGGGATATCCAATTTTGAGAATGAAGGAATGCAAGGATCTGTTTATACACAAGATTGGCCTCAGTCTTCAAATGGAAATGATAACTTAG GCAATGAATCTTGCCAGAACTCTGTAGGTGAGTCCTATAATATGAAAGAAGTGGGGAATTATGGTCCAACTCcaagtgaaagaaaaaatgacGTGCATGAAAATGATGTTTGTGGTTCGTCTTCTGGATCAGTAGAGGTACCTGCTACTGCTACTAGTGATGACTTCTGGGATTCATTGGAAATATCGGATGAATCTCTTGATGGTGAAGTTGGCAAAAGATTAAACCAGATGGTTCCCATTCCT CATGTTCCTAAAACCAATGAAAAAATACCATCTGATGACGAAGAAATATCAGATCATCAAAGACTTCTAGACAG ATTGCAGTTATATGATCTGATTGAATGCAAGGTTCAAGGAGATGGTAACTGCCAG TTTCGTTCTTTATCAGATCAACTCTATCGTTCTCCGGACCACCACAAATTTGTGCGGGAGCAAATTATTCAACAG CTCAAATATTACCCAGATCTGTATGCTGGTTATGTTCCCTTGGCGTATAGTGACTATTTGAGAAATATGAGCAA CTTTTTGTGTGGATGTACCAGAAGTGGCGAATGGGGTGATCATGTCACATTGCAGGCTGCTGCAGATTGG TATGGCGtcaaaatttttgttattacGTCTTTTAAGGATACATGTTACATCGAGATTCTTCCACAGATACAGAAGTCTGAAAGAG TGATATTTCTGAGCTTTTGGGCAGAGGTGCATTACAACTCAATTTATCCAGAAGGAG ATTCAGAATTGCCCTCATCtcatacaaagaaaaagaagaaatggtGGAATTTTGCTGGCTAG
- the LOC100811064 gene encoding OVARIAN TUMOR DOMAIN-containing deubiquitinating enzyme 9 isoform X1 produces the protein MAIYELDPDVVRWGLHLLDDCTLSHHYSPSIVTQYDPDLSQVEYVTEGFCQHQYVDSDEAVAQAYQEELWQLDSMVASGISNFENEGMQGSVYTQDWPQSSNGNDNLGNESCQNSVGESYNMKEVGNYGPTPSERKNDVHENDVCGSSSGSVEVPATATSDDFWDSLEISDESLDGEVGKRLNQMVPIPHVPKTNEKIPSDDEEISDHQRLLDRLQLYDLIECKVQGDGNCQFRSLSDQLYRSPDHHKFVREQIIQQLKYYPDLYAGYVPLAYSDYLRNMSKYVHISHYAMLFLIMWLYFMSFVFTASFLCGCTRSGEWGDHVTLQAAADWYGVKIFVITSFKDTCYIEILPQIQKSERVIFLSFWAEVHYNSIYPEGDSELPSSHTKKKKKWWNFAG, from the exons ATGGCAATATATGAACTGGATCCCGATGTTGTTCGCTGGGGTCTTCATCTCCTAGATGATTGCACACTTTCCCACCATTATTCGCCTAGTATTGTAACTCAATATGATCCTGATTTAAGTCAAGTTGAATATGTTACAGAAGGCTTTTGTCAGCATCAGTATGTGGATAGTGACGAGGCTGTTGCACAAGCTTATCAAGAAGAATTATGGCAACTTGATTCCATGGTAGCTTCTGGGATATCCAATTTTGAGAATGAAGGAATGCAAGGATCTGTTTATACACAAGATTGGCCTCAGTCTTCAAATGGAAATGATAACTTAG GCAATGAATCTTGCCAGAACTCTGTAGGTGAGTCCTATAATATGAAAGAAGTGGGGAATTATGGTCCAACTCcaagtgaaagaaaaaatgacGTGCATGAAAATGATGTTTGTGGTTCGTCTTCTGGATCAGTAGAGGTACCTGCTACTGCTACTAGTGATGACTTCTGGGATTCATTGGAAATATCGGATGAATCTCTTGATGGTGAAGTTGGCAAAAGATTAAACCAGATGGTTCCCATTCCT CATGTTCCTAAAACCAATGAAAAAATACCATCTGATGACGAAGAAATATCAGATCATCAAAGACTTCTAGACAG ATTGCAGTTATATGATCTGATTGAATGCAAGGTTCAAGGAGATGGTAACTGCCAG TTTCGTTCTTTATCAGATCAACTCTATCGTTCTCCGGACCACCACAAATTTGTGCGGGAGCAAATTATTCAACAG CTCAAATATTACCCAGATCTGTATGCTGGTTATGTTCCCTTGGCGTATAGTGACTATTTGAGAAATATGAGCAAGTATGTGCATATCTCTCATTATGCTATGTTATTTCTCATCATGTGGCTTTATTTTATGTCCTTTGTGTTCACTGCTAGCTTTTTGTGTGGATGTACCAGAAGTGGCGAATGGGGTGATCATGTCACATTGCAGGCTGCTGCAGATTGG TATGGCGtcaaaatttttgttattacGTCTTTTAAGGATACATGTTACATCGAGATTCTTCCACAGATACAGAAGTCTGAAAGAG TGATATTTCTGAGCTTTTGGGCAGAGGTGCATTACAACTCAATTTATCCAGAAGGAG ATTCAGAATTGCCCTCATCtcatacaaagaaaaagaagaaatggtGGAATTTTGCTGGCTAG
- the LOC100811064 gene encoding OVARIAN TUMOR DOMAIN-containing deubiquitinating enzyme 9 isoform X3 codes for MAIYELDPDVVRWGLHLLDDCTLSHHYSPSIVTQYDPDLSQVEYVTEGFCQHQYVDSDEAVAQAYQEELWQLDSMVASGISNFENEGMQGSVYTQDWPQSSNGNDNLGNESCQNSVGESYNMKEVGNYGPTPSERKNDVHENDVCGSSSGSVEVPATATSDDFWDSLEISDESLDGEVGKRLNQMVPIPHVPKTNEKIPSDDEEISDHQRLLDRLQLYDLIECKVQGDGNCQFRSLSDQLYRSPDHHKFVREQIIQQLKYYPDLYAGYVPLAYSDYLRNMSKSGEWGDHVTLQAAADWYGVKIFVITSFKDTCYIEILPQIQKSERVIFLSFWAEVHYNSIYPEGDSELPSSHTKKKKKWWNFAG; via the exons ATGGCAATATATGAACTGGATCCCGATGTTGTTCGCTGGGGTCTTCATCTCCTAGATGATTGCACACTTTCCCACCATTATTCGCCTAGTATTGTAACTCAATATGATCCTGATTTAAGTCAAGTTGAATATGTTACAGAAGGCTTTTGTCAGCATCAGTATGTGGATAGTGACGAGGCTGTTGCACAAGCTTATCAAGAAGAATTATGGCAACTTGATTCCATGGTAGCTTCTGGGATATCCAATTTTGAGAATGAAGGAATGCAAGGATCTGTTTATACACAAGATTGGCCTCAGTCTTCAAATGGAAATGATAACTTAG GCAATGAATCTTGCCAGAACTCTGTAGGTGAGTCCTATAATATGAAAGAAGTGGGGAATTATGGTCCAACTCcaagtgaaagaaaaaatgacGTGCATGAAAATGATGTTTGTGGTTCGTCTTCTGGATCAGTAGAGGTACCTGCTACTGCTACTAGTGATGACTTCTGGGATTCATTGGAAATATCGGATGAATCTCTTGATGGTGAAGTTGGCAAAAGATTAAACCAGATGGTTCCCATTCCT CATGTTCCTAAAACCAATGAAAAAATACCATCTGATGACGAAGAAATATCAGATCATCAAAGACTTCTAGACAG ATTGCAGTTATATGATCTGATTGAATGCAAGGTTCAAGGAGATGGTAACTGCCAG TTTCGTTCTTTATCAGATCAACTCTATCGTTCTCCGGACCACCACAAATTTGTGCGGGAGCAAATTATTCAACAG CTCAAATATTACCCAGATCTGTATGCTGGTTATGTTCCCTTGGCGTATAGTGACTATTTGAGAAATATGAGCAA AAGTGGCGAATGGGGTGATCATGTCACATTGCAGGCTGCTGCAGATTGG TATGGCGtcaaaatttttgttattacGTCTTTTAAGGATACATGTTACATCGAGATTCTTCCACAGATACAGAAGTCTGAAAGAG TGATATTTCTGAGCTTTTGGGCAGAGGTGCATTACAACTCAATTTATCCAGAAGGAG ATTCAGAATTGCCCTCATCtcatacaaagaaaaagaagaaatggtGGAATTTTGCTGGCTAG
- the LOC100798807 gene encoding ABC transporter G family member 24 — protein sequence MCRWSTNPMHLRVHIIVVLSLFLGMIQLQCQQVNDYDQIDSPAVLPLLTQLVYSQISNLTSILSQEISKESTFCVKDPDADWNQAFNFSSDLGFLASCIKKTRGDIAKRLCTAAEVKFFLNSLLEKSVSANYLKPNKNCNLTSWVPGCEPGWACSVPSSQKVDLKNSKEIPARTLNCQACCEGFFCPHGITCMIPCPLGSYCPLATLNKTTGVCEPYLYQLPPMQTNHTCGGANVWADVSSSSEIFCSAGSYCPTTTKRIPCSSGHYCRMGSTSEKRCFKLSSCNSNTATQNMHAYGIMLIAALSTLLLIIYNCSDQVLTTRERRVAKSREAAARSARKTANARQRWRFAKDATKKGAMGLQAQLSRTFKKDAANLEKVKILNQATSEVGVELLSHSRPTTSSMVATSSMATKEKGKEPSSLMLMIHEIENDPDINDNLHTEIETRDTGVRENVPKGKQPHTHSQIFKYAYSQLEKEKAQQKENKKLTFSGVIKMATNTDKRKRPLMEISFKDLTLTLKAQNKHILRYVTGKIKPGRITAVMGPSGAGKTTFLSALAGKALGCLVTGSILINGRNESIHSFKKITGFVPQDDVVHGNLTVEENLWFSAQCRLSADLSKPEKVLVVERVIEFLGLQSVRNALVGTVEKRGISGGQRKRVNVGLEMVMEPSLLILDEPTSGLDSASSQLLLRALRREALEGVNICMVVHQPSYALFKMFDDLILLGKGGLTVYHGSAKKVEEYFSGVGINVPERINPPDYFIDILEGITTPGGGSGLSYKELPVRWMLHNGYPIPLDMRQNAVQFDMSQSVNSANEIDSNGSGHVGKTFAGELWQDMRNNVELKREKIRLNFFKSKDLSNRETPGVFKQYKYFLIRVGKQRLREARIQAIDYLILLLAGACLGSLSKSSDQTFGAAGYTHTVIGVSLLCKIAALRSFSLDKLHYWRESDSGMSSLAYFLSKDTIDHFNTLIKPVVYLSMFYFFTNPRSTFADNYVVLLCLVYCVTGIAYALSIFFEPGAAQLWSVLLPVVLTLIATQPKDSKVLKNIANLCYSKWALQALVVANAERYQGVWLITRCGSLLKTGYNLHDWSLCISILILMGVICRAIAFFCMVTFRKK from the exons ATGTGTAGGTGGAGCACAAACCCAATGCATTTGAGGGTGCACATTATTGTGGTATTGAGCTTGTTCCTTGGGATGATACAGTTACAGTGCCAACAAGTGAATGACTATGATCAGATTGATAGCCCTGCTGTTCTTCCTCTCCTTACTCAGCTTGTCTATAGTCAAATCTCCAACTTGACATCAATTCTCAGTCAGGAAATTAGCAAAGAGTCTACTTTCTGTGTCAAAGATCC GGATGCTGATTGGAATCaagcatttaatttttcatctgaTTTGGGCTTCTTGGCGTCTTGCATTAAGAAGACTAGAG GAGATATTGCAAAACGTTTGTGTACAGCAGCAGAAGTGAAGTTTTTCTTAAATAGTTTGTTGGAGAAATCTGTAAGTGCCAATTATTTAAAGCCTAACAAGAACTGCAATTTAACCTCATGGGTCCCCGGTTGTGAGCCGGGATGGGCCTGTAGTGTTCCCTCAAGCCAGAAGGTTGACCTCAAAAATTCAAAGGAGATACCCGCAAGAACTTTGAATTGTCAAGCCTGTTGTGAAGGCTTCTTTTGTCCTCATGGGATTACATGCATGATAC CATGCCCTCTAGGTTCCTATTGCCCTCTTGCTACACTCAATAAAACAACTGGCGTATGCGAACC ATATCTTTATCAGCTGCCTCCAATGCAGACAAACCATACCTGTGGTGGAGCAAATGTTTGGGCCGACGTTAGTAGCAGTAGTGAGATATTTTGCTCAGCTGGATCATATTGTCcaacaaccacaaaaagaaTTCCCTGCAGTAGTGG GCATTACTGCAGGATGGGCTCCACATCTGAGAAAA GATGCTTCAAGTTGAGTTCATGTAATTCAAACACCGCAACCcaaaatatgcatgcatatgGAATTATGCTCATT GCTGCTTTGAGTACTTTGCTACTCATTATTTACAATTGTTCTGACCAAGTTCTAACTACTAGGGAAAGAAGAGTGGCCAAATCTAGAGAAGCAGCAGCTAGAAGTGCAAGGAAGACTGCAAATGCACGCCAAAGATGGCGATTTGCAAAAGATGCCACTAAGAAGGGTGCAATGGGGTTGCAAGCTCAACTATCACGCACCTTCAAGAAGGATGCTGCAAATCtggaaaaagttaaaattttgaatcaaGCAACTTCTGAAGTGGGTGTTGAATTGTTATCACATTCACGACCTACAACTTCAAGCATGGTTGCAACTTCATCTATGGCAacaaaggaaaagggaaaagaaccCAGCAGTCTAATGCTGATGATACACgaaattgaaaatgatccaGATATAAATGACAACCTTCatacagaaatagaaactagaGATACAGGTGTTAGAGAAAATGTGCCAAAGGGAAAACAACCACATACTCATAGCCAAATTTTTAAGTATGCATATTCTCAACTTGAAAAAGAGAAGgctcaacaaaaagaaaacaagaagctTACCTTCTCGGGGGTAATTAAAATGGCTACAAacactgataaaaggaaaaggCCTTTAATGGAGATTTCTTTCAAGGACCTGACTCTTACATTGAAAGCTCAAAACAAACATATATTGAGATATGTTACTGGGAAAATTAAACCTGGCCGCATCACTGCTGTCATGGGTCCATCAGGGGCTGGCAAGACAACATTTCTTTCAGCTCTAGCCGGAAAAGCATTGGGATGCTTGGTCACTGGTTCAATTCTTATAAATGGAAGGAATGAATCAATCCACTCCTTTAAGAAAATTACTGGCTTTGTGCCACAAGATGATGTAGTTCATGGAAATCTGACAGTGGAAGAGAATCTCTGGTTCAGTGCACAGTGCAG GCTATCTGCTGACTTGTCAAAACCAGAAAAAGTTCTAGTTGTTGAAAGAGTTATTGAATTCTTAGGGCTTCAATCTGTGCGCAATGCCTTGGTTGGAACTGTGGAAAAAAGAGGGATCTCTGGAGGCCAAAGGAAACGTGTAAATGTTGGGTTGGAAATGGTTATGGAACCTTCACTCTTGATCTTGGATGAACCCACATCTGGCTTGGACAGTGCATCATCTCAGCTCCTTCTTAGAGCACTAAGACGCGAAGCTCTTGAGGGAGTTAACATTTGCATGGTGGTTCACCAACCCAG CTATGCTTTGTTCAAGATGTTTGATGACCTGATACTTCTGGGAAAAGGTGGTCTTACTGTCTATCATGGATCTGCCAAGAAAGTTGAAGAATACTTTTCAGGCGTGGGGATCAATGTTCCGGAGCGGATTAATCCTCCTGATTACTTCATTGACATTTTGGAGGGCATAACAACCCCTGGAGGGGGCTCAGGACTCAGTTATAAAGAGCTTCCGGTAAGATGGATGCTTCATAATGGATATCCAATACCTCTTGATATGAGGCAGAATGCAGTTCAATTTGATATGTCCCAGAGTGTAAATTCAGCAAATGAAATAGATTCCAATGGATCTGGTCATGTCGGAAAAACCTTTGCTGGAGAATTATGGCAAGATATGAGAAACAATGTGGAACTGAAGAGGGAGAAGATaagactcaatttttttaaatccaaGGATTTATCTAACCGGGAAACTCCTGGTGTTTTCAAGCAATACAAGTACTTTCTTATACG GGTTGGGAAGCAGCGACTACGAGAAGCTAGGATCCAAGCCATTGATTATCTTATTTTGTTACTTGCTGGAGCCTGCTTAGGATCACTTTCCAAATCAAGTGACCAAACATTTGGTGCAGCTGGGTACACCCATACGGTGATTGGTGTAT CTCTTCTGTGCAAAATAGCGGCCTTGAGATCATTTTCTCTGGATAAATTACACTATTGGAGGGAGAGTGATTCTGGCATGAGCAGCTTGGCTTATTTCCTCTCTAAAGACACAATTGATCATTTTAATACACTGATCAAGCCTGTGGTGTATCTTTCTATGTTCTATTTCTTCACCAATCCGAGATCAACTTTTGCAGATAATTATGTTGTGCTGCTTTGTCTTGTATACTGTGTCACTGGCATAGCATATGCATTGTCCATATTTTTTGAACCTGGTGCAGCCCAGCTG TGGTCAGTACTTCTGCCAGTTGTTTTGACTCTCATTGCAACACAACCAAAAGATAGTAAAGTTTTGAAGAATATAGCTAATTTATGCTACTCTAAGTGGGCTTTACAAGCCTTAGTTGTTGCAAATGCTGAAAG GTATCAGGGAGTGTGGCTCATAACTCGTTGTGGTTCACTTTTGAAAACTGGCTATAATCTTCACGATTGGAGTTTGTGCATATCTATCCTCATTCTAATGGGTGTAATTTGCCGGGCTATAGCATTTTTCTGTATGGTCACCTTCCGAAAGAAGTAA